Proteins co-encoded in one Pocillopora verrucosa isolate sample1 chromosome 1, ASM3666991v2, whole genome shotgun sequence genomic window:
- the LOC131770927 gene encoding dynein light chain Tctex-type protein 2B, whose product MTALEASNMADALQGQPSKTKSRKASLGLTSTRSFFVKKPPQAPLNQQSGYDSLRLRSGSTIRDEEFSEEAELKQNSQAEIVKLDNTYRVGPDPAKKFSPVAAKRIAEVVLANRLANVSYDPNLCRDLTLQISEEVKSQVKLLGFDRYKIVCVTHIGPKMGQSIRIGSLCCWDEKADNFAECSFINNSLFAVVLVFGVYQE is encoded by the exons ATGACTGCACTGGAAGCTTCAAACATGGCGGACGCGCTCCAGGGTCAACCGAGCAAAACAAAATCTAGAAAAGCTAGCCTTGGACTTACTTCGACCCGAAGCTTTTTCGTCAAGAAACCACCCCAAGCTCCCTTAAATCAGCAGTCAGGATATGACAGTCTTAGACTGAGAAGTGGCAGTACAATTCGGGACGAAGAGTTTTCAGAAGAAGCAGAGCTCAAACAAAACAGCCAAGCGGAAATTGTTAAATTGGATAACACATATCGTGTGGGACCCGACCCGGCGAAGAAATTCTCTCCCG TTGCTGCTAAGAGAATTGCAGAAGTAGTGTTGGCCAATAGACTCGCAAATGTGAGCTATGATCCGAATTTGTGTCGGGATTTAACACTGCAAATCTCGGAAGAAGTAAAATCTCAAGTCAAACTGCTCGGCTTCGATCGATACAAGATCGTGTGTGTGACACACATTGGTCCGAAGATGGGCCAATCGATTCGGATCGGAAGTTTGTGCTGTTGGGACGAGAAAGCCGACAACTTTGCGGAATGTAGCTTTATTAACAACTCTCTGTTTGCTGTGGTCTTAGTATTTGGTGTATATCAAGAATAA
- the LOC131770902 gene encoding acid-sensing ion channel 1C: MSNLYNENDSSAEETGDVKILIKGGDKLSPGTNNVYAFCNHCKKDISVVYIKSETNGKELAVTETLKTNWPAVFEGGFPENDYEKCKKNNDYESCKKLLDEKKKSDKIHELWVSFLDSCTLHGFHFCFSGNPPVRRVIWTLLLLGAFALFFEKCTVSIKNYFQFPFTTTTLIVYENSLVFPAVTLCNYNDVRFSKMNGTRFHELYFRKKIKRENVSHLMEEISGEEMTNTLSNAAHRLDEMIQECEWQKDLKCDHKNFTEFKNADGDVCFTFNSGKNSSALLTSRTGEDKGLRLLIDVQHYDYYFAVESAGFKVILHDQDETPVKMQGLAVSPGFTTYMELKKKKITNLPSPYRTKCGMPKLRFFDKYSKSKCFLDKLTRYVVEICKCRDWFMPGADEGIPVCDLVTSEKCMWPAWVHFEDKKLDRCPVACESVEFSAQLSYSRYPANAYADLLLSKRKNLTGTPEENRRFLRDNLLELRIYFESLTYSDVKQVPSYDLYNLLGDVGGQIGLFLGASLLTLVEYLDLLAMVLFTKYKYHNK, translated from the exons atgtcgaACTTATACAACGAGAACGACTCCTCTGCGGAGGAGACGGGGGATGTTAAGATTCTCATCAAAGGTGGTGACAAGCTCAGCCCGGGAACTAACAATGTGTATGCGTTTTGCAATCACTGCAAGAAGGACATTTCTGTCGTGTACATCAAGTCGGAGACGAACGGTAAAGAATTAGCCGTGACGGAAACGTTGAAGACAAATTGGCCAGCTGTGTTTGAAGGGGGGTTTCCTGAGAACGACTACGAGAAATGCAAGAAGAACAACGATTATGAAAGCTGCAAGAAGCTGTTGGATGAAAAGAAGAAGTCTGATAAGATTCACGAATTGTGGGTTTCCTTTCTGGACTCGTGCACGTTGCATGGGTTTCACTTTTGCTTCTCAGGTAACCCACCTGTGCGCCGTGTAATATGGACTTTATTACTACTCGGGGCATTCGCGTTATTCTTCGAGAAGTGTACAGTGAGtattaaaaattactttcagtTCCCTTTTACCACCACCACGCTTATTGTCTACGAGAACAGTTTGGTGTTCCCTGCGGTAACTCTTTGCAATTACAATGATGTTCGCTTCTCCAAAATGAATGGAACTCGTTTTCACGAGttatatttcagaaaaaaaattaagagagaaAACGTCAGTCACCTCATGGAGGAAATCTCAGGAGAAGAAATGACAAACACACTGTCAAATGCCGCCCATCGACTTGACGAAATGATTCAGGAATGTGAATGgcaaaaagatttaaaatgtGACCATAAAAACTTTACCGAGTTTAAGAACGCTGATGGAGATGTTTGTTTTACGTTTAACTCCGGTAAAAATAGCTCGGCCCTTTTGACGAGCAGAACGGGTGAAGACAAAGGCTTACGTCTTCTCATCGATGTTCAgcattatgattattattttgcTGTTGAAAGCGCAGGCTTCAAGGTTATTTTGCACGACCAGGATGAAACTCCAGTTAAAATGCAGGGCTTAGCCGTATCTCCTGGGTTTACGACATACATGgaactaaagaagaaaaag ATCACGAACTTGCCTTCACCTTACCGAACCAAGTGCGGGATGCCAAAGCTACGCTTCTTTGACAAATACAGCAAATCCAAATGTTTCTTGGACAAACTTACCCGCTATGTTGTCGAAATTTGCAAGTGCCGTGATTGGTTCATGCCTG GAGCTGATGAAGGAATTCCTGTCTGCGATCTCGTTACGAGCGAAAAGTGCATGTGGCCGGCTTGGG TGCATTTCGAAGACAAGAAGTTGGATAGGTGTCCTGTGGCATGTGAGAGCGTGGAGTTTTCAGCTCAGTTGTCGTACTCTCGCTATCCAGCCAATGCTTATGCTGATTTGCTTCTGTCCAAGCGGAAAAATTTGACGGGAACACCCGAAGAAAACAGGCGATTCCTCAG AGATAACCTTTTGGAGTTGAGGATTTATTTCGAATCTCTAACTTACTCTGATGTGAAACAGGTTCCCAGTTACGATCTGTACAATTTGTTAG GTGACGTGGGAGGTCAAATTGGTCTCTTTCTTGGCGCCAGTCTCCTGACATTGGTCGAATATTTGGATCTTCTGGCAATGGTGCTATTTACCAAATACAAGTACCACAATAAGTGA